From a region of the Ostrinia nubilalis chromosome 18, ilOstNubi1.1, whole genome shotgun sequence genome:
- the LOC135080796 gene encoding protein Fer3-like, with product MSYGSETPHVWSSSAGSEVSPYGPLWDAPPAPVPYPDILAFPPADLVWSAAGCGGRGSSRSTPGGKKPRRRVASVAQRRAANIRERRRMFNLNEAFDKLRRKVPTFAYEKRLSRIETLRLAITYISFMCELLHGSPQPHHNSHHALHPPRHVFDAEVPWCA from the exons ATGTCATACGGCAGCGAAACGCCGCACGTTTGGAGCAGCTCAGCA GGCAGCGAAGTGTCTCCGTACGGGCCCCTGTGGGACGCGCCGCCGGCGCCGGTGCCCTACCCCGACATCCTGGCCTTCCCACCCGCCGATCTGG TATGGTCGGCAGCGGGATGCGGGGGGCGCGGGTCGTCGCGCAGCACCCCCGGCGGCAAAAAGCCGCGGCGACGCGTCGCGTCTGTCGCGCAACGTCGCGCGGCAAATATCCGCGAACGCAGGCGCATGTTTAACCTGAATGAGGCTTTTGACAAGCTTAGACGGAAG GTGCCGACTTTCGCCTACGAGAAGCGTCTCTCCCGCATCGAGACCCTTCGCCTGGCGATCACATACATCAGCTTCATGTGCGAACTGCTCCACGGGTCGCCACAGCCGCACCACAACTCGCACCACGCTTTGCACCCACCCAGACATGTGTTTGACGCCGAGGTTCCTTGGTGCGCGTAG